In the Moraxella osloensis genome, ATTATGCAAGTCGATAAAGAAATTCTAAGAGCGCTAAACCAAGTTTTGGGTCAGGCATTAATTGCTATCAACCAATACTTCTTACACGCGCGTATCGCCAAAAACTGGGGACTGAGTGAACTCAATGAAAAATTGTATCATCAGTCGATTCATGAGATGAAATGGGCAGATGACCTCATTGAGCGTATCTTAATGCTAGATGGTCTGCCAAACTTGCAAGAGCTTGGCAAAATTTTAATCGGTGAAAATGTTGGTGAAATTTTGCGTTGTGATTTGCAATTAGAGTATCAAAAAACTGACATCATCAAAAATGCGATTGCTTTATGTGAGCAGCAGCGTGATTTTGTCTCTCGCAAATTATTGATCAAACTCAAAGACGGGAGTGAAGCGCACATTGATTGGCTAGAAACGCAGATAGAACTAATGACCTCGATGAGCATCGAAAATTATACGCAAAGTTTATTAGATTCATAGCGCGTCTCAGTGTGTCGGAATAACTGTATGGACCATCAATATGCTCAAGCTGCGTTGATTTCTGTCATCTCTATACTGATGGCATCGCTTATCATCATCTTAGTTGCAGTAATTTATTAATTATCGTTTTAATCGTCGAGTTTGGCATAGCCAAGCTGATGGGTGATTTCAGCTGGCAGTGTTCGTTCTGCCAGCCGTTTGGTGAGTTACTTTAAAGGGCATTTTTACCCAAGATATGTTTTAAAATATGGGTTTTACAAGGTGTGTTTTAGAAGTTTTCTAGTACAATTTTGCCTTTTGACTTGCCTGATTCAAGTAGCTTATGTGCCTTCTCCAAGTTTGCAGCGTTAATTTTGCCTAAATTTTGGTTGAGGGTACTTCTAATTTTTTGCTGGTCAACTAATTGGGCAACCTGTTGCAACAGTTCACCTTGCTTTTCAATATCATCGGTTTCAAACATTGAGCGGGTGAACATGAACTCCCAATGGATAGAAATAGATTTAGTTTTAAACGGCATAATATCAAAGGTTTGTGGATCATCGATCACTCCAAGCTTGCCTTGTGGTGCAATCAGAGCAACTATTTGCTTGATATAGGTGTCTGTATGATTGGTAGAGAATACGTATTTTGGTTTTTCAATGCCTAGTGTCTCGATTTGTTCGTTTAAATCTTTGCTATGGTCGATGACATGGTCGGCACCCAATGATTTTACCCAAGATTTGGTTTCTTCTCGTGACGCTGTGGTTATCACGGTCAGATTGGTTTTTGCTTTTAGGAGTTGGATAGCGATTGATCCTACACCGCCTGCACCACCAATAATTAAAATACTGCCAACTTCTGTTTCTGAAATTTGAAAGCGATCAAACAGCATTTCCCATGCCGTTATTGCAGTTAATGGCAATGCTGCGGCCTCTGCATTAGATACTGTAATGGGTTTAAGACTGATAATCCGTTCATCGACTGCTTGAAACTCAGCATTACTACCATCTCGGGTTAAATCGCCAGCATACCAAACACAATCTCCTACTTTAAACGAGGTAACTTTTGAGCCAACTTCGATAATTTCCCCAACGGCATCCCAACCTAAAATACGATTATTTGCTTCAGACGAATTTTTTCTCACTTTGGTATCAACTGGATTCACAGAGATTGCCTGAACTTTTACCAGTACATCACGCTCTTTAAGCGTAGGCTTCGCTTTTTCAATATCTACCAATGAATTTTTAAAATCATCCTGGTTATTTATAACATACGATACGGCTTTCATAGATTTGTCCTTTTGTAATAGTAGATTTAATAGCGGGTTATTTTAATTAAATGCAGTGTTTTTAGTGTATTGCACACAGGCTGGCTTAGCTCAGTCAGCATGATCTGATAGAATTAATGAAAAATAGTCGATATTCTGAGTCTATGCTAAAGGTGTAAGGTCAAGAGCGCAACGTTAAGGATACAAGCTAAGCTCACATTTTGCGGCTGTGTTTGTGCGCCTGTGTTTGCGCCAAAAATAGCCCTTGGTAAAATGCCGTTATTTATTGTTGTACCAGTGTAACCAATCCAGTGTAGCGAGTGCAACATCATTTATACCTTGTCACTTATGCTTGTTTCCTTGTTATGGTTAAAGCAAGGTTATGATTAAAGCAAGCATAAAGGGAGTAATATCAGTATCAAATTTAAGCTGATACAGACATTCCTTATGACTTAAAGCGCAAATGTTTATGTAACCTTTATACAACACAGCTATGCGGTAAAGCCGTTTGACATGAATATGACAGTGGTTTAGACTCAATTTTAATGCTAGTCAATGTCGGCTAGTCAATATTGGAGTATTAGTGATGGTTAAAACCGCTTTATATGTCCGTCTTGAAGCTAAACCAGGTAAAGAACAACAAGTAGAAGATTTCCTAAAAGCGGGTCTGCCTATCGTCAATGAAGAACCAGCTACAGTTGCATGGTTTGGGCTACGCCTTGGACCTTCAACCTTTGGTATCTTTGATGCATTCCCTGATGAGGCAGGTCGCGAAGCGCATTTATCGGGCAAGGTTGCCGCCGCTTTGATGGCTCAAGCAGATGAACTATTTTCAGAGCCGCCTTCTATTGAAAAAGTAGAGGTGTTGGCGAGCAAACTACCAGCTTAAATTGAAGCCTAATTTTACTAAGTTTAAGCTTTTAAGCCCAATTCTCTTGAGCTTAAGCCTCTTAAAGAGCTGCCTAAAATATCACATAAAAGGCAGCTTTTTATTATATCACTTCACTTAAACCAGTCACTTAACTGGACAAAATCCTGCTTCTTCTGCTGCAACCGCAAGCGCACTGCTTGAATTGTTAAATAAGGAGTAGCCCATGTCTGCGTATGTGGTATTTACCCGTGAGCAAACTACAGATGCTGAGGAACTGGCGCAATATGCACAAAAAGCGCCGCTTGCTCGTGAAGGTCGTGAGCTAACACCCTTGGCTTTTTATGGTCAATTAGAAGTGCTTGAAGGCAATGAAATTGAAGGCGCTGTTATTTTACGCTTTCCTGATATGGCAGCCGCGCGAGACTGGTATAACAGTCCCGTCTATCAAGAAGCATTACAACATCGCCTAAAAGGAGCAAATTATCGTGCCTTTATCATTGAAGGTGTTGAAGACGCTATTTAAAAAAAGCACTTTAAGAAAAAGCATAGCTGTCATATGTACTAACCTACAAGTTAGTACATAGTAGATTATGCATTGTTATCAAATTGATGTAATAGCAGCCCATTCATACATAATGATTGGGCTGCTATTACAATTTTTGCAGCTATCATTGTCGTGAAGCCAAGATAGTGAAGCTAAGTTACTAAGGTTAAGTTACTAAGGCTAAGTTAGTGAGGTGAAGCTAGCAAAGCTAACTTTTAAGACTGTCCACTTTTTAATAAAAACGCCGTCGCTTTTAGCGCTTGATGTAAGGGTGTTTTATCTTTTTGCAGCTTACTTAATAACGCTGCGCCCATCCACATTTGGTAAGTCACTTGGGACAACGTCAAAGCATCAGTCTCTGCTTGGATAGACCCATCTTGCTTGCCCAAAACGATGACTTCAGCAATCCGCTTGATTACCTTATCGACGCCGTCGGACATAATAGCGCGCATATCTTCAGATAGGTCAGCGACTTCTGCAGCAAGTTTTACAATTAAACAGCTATCTGCCCAACTACACGGCGCATCAGGATCTTCAATCCATAGGTTAAAATAGCCGATTAGTTTTTGGTAAGCGGATTGGTCGCTACGCCATAGTTCATCCAAACGGCGTTGGTAATTATCTACATAATACTGTACCAATTCACAGCCGAAAGACTCTTTAGATTTGAAGTAATGATAAAATGAACCTTTAGGAATCTCGCAGCTTTGTAATATTTCTTGTAATCCCACACCGCTAAAACCTTTACGCAAAATCAGCTCAGAACTGGTGTTAAGAATGTGTAAGCGTTTCGTTTCAGACTTCTTGATAGGGGCATGCTCCATAGTTATTGTGCCGGCTATTATAAAAAATAGACCAGTCGTATTGTTTTTATTATAACTTATCTGCAATGAATGTAAAGACGTTTTCCTTGAAAGCGTTAACTATTAACAAAAATAATTCAATATAAAACAAGGATTTATATCAAATTAGGCAGGGATCGGATGATTGATTCAGGCAGTCAAGACCAAGTAACAGTCTAAACCCAATGACATAAGTATGGATTTAAAATAGGGGTTCATATTGTGATGTAAACTACTTACTATTTAATCATTACAAGCTAAAAATAAAAAACCACTGAGGTCTAATGCACCTAAGTGGTTGTTTTATATGGTGGGCCCACACAGACTTGAACTGTGGACCAAAGGATTATGAGTCCTCTGCTCTAACCAACTGAGCTATAGGCCCGAAAGGGTAGTATCACAAATATTGCCAAGCAAATTTGTCAAAACTAGGCTGATTATAATACCTTAAAAAATTATTTTTGCAATGTGGAAATGGATAATTTTATGCAAAACGTTGATTAAATCAGCATAAACTTGTCTCACCGAATACGCATTATTTGTCTTGTGTCACCGCAATCATCACACCCATATATTTATTGTCATTGCGTGACAGCGTCTGACTATACAATGCCGAGGCACTACCGCCATCCAAAAACAACGCATTGTCACAGCCCAATTGCGATTTGAATAAATCGGCAAACTCATAAAAGCTGACAGGGGTATCGCTTATCACAAATTTGACGCGGCTAGGATTGCGATCACACACGCCAACACCATTGCGGTATTTTCTCGAGGTACTATTGGCATCAAATGCCGGATGGATATTACCATCGATGACCAGCATGGGTCCAGATTGGGTGGCAAAAATCGGTTTTGCCCCGCTTGCCAGTTTTTTTGCCATGCTTTGACTTTCAGTGATATAAAAACCTTGACGGTCTTGCCAAAATACCCCGTTGGGCATTAAGTGAAAGTTGCCGCCGCCTTGCTTGAGATTTAGGGCTCGGATTTGCTTGCCATTGATGACCGTATACCCAATCGGCGCAAAATTGCCATCGTACATCCCTGCGTTCATCGCAAACAACAAGGTTTTGGCAGGTTGCTGGCTTGCCAAATAATCGCGCAGGGTAGTAAAGGTGAGTAATAATGGGTGGTTCGTGGACGAGGGATTTTGCCACTGTAGTGAAAAATTCGCCGCATTTTTAGCATCAAGCTCACAGATACTATAGTCGAACGGCTGGTTTTTGCGCTGACAATCTGGGACGGCTTTGGCAGTAAACTGACGTGCCAAACCGATACTTGCCACCAATAATAGCGCCAAGCATAGGCTTACCACAACCGCTTGTGTTTTTGTGATATTTGAGAGCGTCATACCATTGAGAGAAAATTTAAGCTATTGGCTATTATACCATTTGCGTATCACAGAATATATCCGCCATTTATTACAGAAAACTTGTTCAACTTGATATTCTCGCAATTTCGACTTAACAGTGATGAATTAAACTAGTTTTTGCCATCAATATCATTATAATAGGCAACTAAGAACAGCACCCCGCGTTTATTCAAATCTTCAAATCGCGATTTGACAGAGCCATCGGGCAGTGTACGGGCTGTTTTTACAGTTTCTCCCACTTAAAATCATAATCCCCTTCAATTTTAAGGAATTTAACATGGCCATTGAACGCACGTTATCAATTATCAAACCTGACGCAGTCGCAGGCAACCACATTGGCGAAATCTACAGCCGTTTTGAAAAAGCAGGCTTAAAAGTTGTGGCAGCAAAAATGTTGCATTTAGACAACGAAAAGGCGGGCGGTTTCTACGCTGAGCACAAAGAGCGTCCATTTTACAATGATTTAGTCTCTTTTATGACTTCAGGTCCAGTGGTAGTATCGGTACTTGAAGGGGAAAACGCAGTGGCGCACCACCGTGAAATCATGGGCGCTACCAACCCAAAAGACGCCGCTGAAGGCACGATTCGTCGTGACTTTGCAAACAGCATTGATGAAAACGCGGTTCACGGTTCAGACTCAACCACATCTGCAGCCCGTGAAATCAGCTACTTTTTCAATGACAATGAAGTTTGCCCACGTACGCGTTAATCTTAACATAACAAAAAACGGCTTAAATTTTAAGCCGTTTTTTTACTGCCTATCATTCGGCTGAGCTATCATTAAAAAGTAGCAATGCAAAAATAAGGATGCAAAATCAATATTAATAGTTTTGTTAAGGAAACTAAAGAAACTTAATTTAACAATTCATAACAAAGAGCACATAGAGCACAGGCGTAAATCCGCTAAAATAAATTCATCACGACGTAAATACAAACTTTGCTGACTACGATAGTAATAAGATAGAATCAATAAGACAAAAAATAAAATAAAAAACGATAAAAATAAAAAAGCCATAATTTGGCATTATGGCTAACATCAGTAAAACAAAGAAGAAGAAAGCAACAATAAAAATAACAACAAGTAGTGCATTACCCACTCCCATCAAGTTCCCCACTTGATGGGTTTATTTTTATATTATATAACGTTATATAATAAAATACCATAGCAATTTACTAGGATTTATCAATTTTTTTAGAGGTTATACGGCAAATCTCGTTTGACACCCAATTTTTAATTCAAGCAGTGATAGTAGCTGGTTATGCCAAGTTTGTATTCAAAGTCGTTATTCGAATGCTATCCAAAGTCGTTATCCAAAGTCGTTATCAAAAGTTTTTAATCTAAGTTGTTATTCAAAGCTTTTATTTAAGATAGCCTAGCTACTTGTAAATCATGCTTTAACCGTTAAAATAGAGACCGATAAAACAGTCACTGTTGGAACTGTTAGAATAGACACCACTAAACCAAACACAATAGCTTCCAAAATCAAGACAGTAAGATAAAACAATAGGATTAACCATGATAAGAATCGGTCAGGGTATCGATGTCCATGCCTTTGTCAACGATGGCACAGAAAACCAATTTATAACATTAGGCGGGGTGCAAATTCCTCATACCCACAGTTTGCTTGCGCATTCTGATGGCGATGTGGTGTTACATGCGTTGTGTGATGCGTTGCTTGGTGCATTGGCACTGGGCGATATTGGGCAGTTTTTCCCAGATACCGATGAGCGTTTTCGCAATATAGATTCGACCATTTTGCTGAACCAAGTGTACCAATTTATCCAATCAAAAGGCTTTACGCTTATCAATGCCGACATCACCATCATGGCGGAGCGTCCAAAACTATTGCCTTATCGTACCGAGATTCAGTCGCGTATTGCCGGTGTCATGGGCTGCGCGGCTGACCAAATCAGCGTCAAAGCCACCACGACTGAGAAGCTTGGGTTTACCGGTCGTCAAGAAGGCATTATGGTAAGCTGCGTGGTGTTGCTTGAACAAGTGACTTCATCAAATTAATAGAATTTTTGGGTGATTTTGCTGCTGACTTTTTTGGGGTGGGCATCTTGAATGCTTACTTTCGATAACCATTATAGCGTATAATAGCAACCCTGCACTCATCATTAGTGAGTCAAATTTTAGCAGTGAAGATAGCGCTCTACTTTAACAAGGGTCTGATAAAGGAATTTCATATGACTGATATGAACCAAACTGACATCGAACAAACCATCCGTGACCAAATCGCTCAACACAGCGTATTGCTTTATATGAAAGGCACGCCACAGTTCCCACAATGCGGTTTTTCTGCGCGTGCGGTGGATGTACTAACCCAAATTGGTCGCCCATTTGCGTTTGTCAACATTCTTGAAAACCCAGAAATCCGTGCAACTTTGCCACAGATTGCTAACTGGCCAACTTTCCCACAATTATGGGTGGCAGGTGAGCTGATTGGCGGCAGCGATATCATCTATCAAATGTTCCAAGACGGTGAATTACAACCCCTAATTGAAGCCAATAGCCCAGCGGTTTAGTTTTACCACTAGCGGGTTAAGGTTATTTCTTTTTAACGTTTTTGTTGTCATGTACCCATAACCATGTATCAAGTCCTAGCACGCAAATATCGTCCAAAAAACTTCCATGAGCTGCTGGGACAAGAACATGTGTCCAAAGCATTAATCAATGCCATCCATAACCAGCGCTTGCATCATGCGTATCTATTTACGGGTACGCGCGGTGTCGGTAAAACTACCATTGCCCGTATTTTGGCGAAATGCCTTAACTGTGAGACAGGGGTGACAAGCGAGCCTTGTGGTGTATGTGGTGTATGCCAATCCATCGATAGCGGTCGCTTTATTGATTTGATTGAGATTGATGCGGCATCACGTACCAAAGTTGAAGATACCCGTGAATTACTCGACAACGTACCGTATGCACCAACCCAGGGTCGCTACAAAGTCTATCTAATTGATGAAGTGCATATGCTATCGACGCATAGTTTTAATGCGCTACTAAAAACCCTCGAAGAGCCGCCAGCGCATGTGAAGTTTCTGCTTGCGACCACAGACCCACAAAAACTGCCCATTACCATCATCTCGCGTTGTCTGCAATTTGTACTCAGACCTTTGCCGCAAGTGGCGCTCGCTGAATATCTTGGCACGATTCTTAACAAAGAGCAAATTAGCTACGAGCCTGATGCCTTATGGCAGCTATCGAGCAGTGCCAAAGGCTCCGTGCGCGATGCGTTGTCACTTACTGACCAAGCCATTGCGTTTGGCAATGGCAATGTCACAGATGAAGTGATTCGCCAGATGCTTGGCTTAATTGACCAAGCCGATGTCATCGCTATCCTTGCCAATATTTACCAGCAAAATACCCAGCAGCTGACGCAGGCTATTCAGCTTCTGCGTGAGCAGGTGGTGGATGCCAAAGCCGTATTTGACAGGTTGGCTGAGACGCTACATCAATTGGCAATTTTGCAGGCGTTGCCAAATTTTGATTTGCAAATCAATCGCCAGCAAAGCGAGCAATTGCAACAACTGGCTCAGCAGTTACCCGCAGAGCTATTACAACTGTATTATGACATTGTGGTAAAAAGCCGTGAAAACTTGGCATTAGCCAATACGCCGATGCAAGCGCTCGAGATGTGTTTACTCCGCTTGATGGCGTTCAAGCCACTGCATCGCAATCAAATCCCGCTTCGTCCGCCAATCGCTAATAACCCTGATTCTCAAAGTCCCGATTCTCAAAGTCCTGATTCTCAAAGTCCTGATTTTCAAATTGTTGATACAACGCCTAGCGAAGCCATACAAGGTGCAAAATCTTCAGTGCTGGCTGAAGTTAGCGTACAAGTAACTTCGGAGCAGAGTGATAATAACTTATCGGATGACAATCTGCTCAAATCTGCTTCAAACGTTGATAGCGTTGATAGCGTTGAACAAGGCATTGAAGAAAGCATTGAACAACAGGTATTTGATGATAGCCATTTAATATCTATCGATAAAGCCGCGTTCAATACCACCACACAGCAAACGCCACCCATAGAAGACGATGCCATTGCCAATCGCTTATCTGACTTGCAACCCAGTGCCAGTCATTATGAGATGACCGCACCGACTATGGTTACGGAAGATAGCGCATCGATAAAAAAAAATGAGCCAGCGTCAGTCGCCGTAGCTACCAATGTCAACGTTAATGTTGACAATTCCCACCACACTATGGCGGCAGAGGGTAGTGATATAGCTGATATATCGCCACTGGCATTGCTCAAACCCACTCATGTACCACTTGAGGGCGAATGGACACCTGCCAAATGGGATTATTGGGTGTTTAATGCCCGTGAGCAAGGCTGGCTCGATGATGATGAATTAGTGCTTGCCAAACGCGGGGTTATGACAGGCGAGATTCATGGGGTTAGCCAATTTGTCACTGAACAAAGCTTTTTGACCCATACCGCAACTTTTGATAATTTTTGCCAAAAACTTCGACAGCGTTTTGAGGGTATTGATATTCGTTTGGCGGAGGGGGCAAGTAATTTTCAAGCGCTAGAGAAATTAACACCAGAAGCACTCCAAGAAGCCCGCGAAAAACTAGCATTACAACAAGCTACTCATCAGCTTGAACAACAAGCAGTTACCCAGGCACTGTTGCAGCAACACGCCTCGATTAGTTCTGTTAAGTTAATTCAATAAGTCAATTTAATTTATATAAATTCTAGTTTTTACTTTTTTAACAGACAAATAATTGAACAAAACCAATATTTGTTAAAAAAATCAATAAAATACACTATTAAATAGTTGAAAAAATATTAATAATTTTAGTTAATAAATCCCGATGTCGTTTAATTTATCTTGCTAATAACGTATAATACATCAGATTTTAACAGTGACTTTGATTAAGTGATAAAATTGGGTGAAATATGCTTGATAATTTAAGAGGCATGGCGGTTTTTGCAAGTGTTGTACGTCATGCTTCATTTAGTGGTGCTGCAAAAGAACTGGGCATAACAACAAGTGCGGTTAGTCAACAAATCCGCTCGTTAGAAAACGATATGGGTGTGGTGTTATTGCATCGCTCGACTCGTAAGTTAAGCTTAACAGAAGCAGGCACTAGTTTCTATGAGAGTGCCAAAGATGTGGTTGCGGCAGCCGAACAAGGTCGTATCCGTGTCAATCAATTACGCGATGAGTTAGCAGGGAACTTACGCATTGCGACCACGCCAGAATTGGGTGTGAATCATATTTTACCGGCGCTGTCGACTTGGATTTCGGCGCATGATGATTTAACCATCCATTTTGAAGCGGACAATCAGTATGTTGACTTGATTGAAGAGCGTATCGATATCGCCCTTCGGATGTCACCAAACCTTACTGACAGTAATTTATCGGCATTTCCTTTGACTGAGATACGTCAGCTGCTGGTGGCTTCACCGCATTTTTTACGTCAAAATGAAAAATTGACCGAGCC is a window encoding:
- the bfr gene encoding bacterioferritin, producing the protein MQVDKEILRALNQVLGQALIAINQYFLHARIAKNWGLSELNEKLYHQSIHEMKWADDLIERILMLDGLPNLQELGKILIGENVGEILRCDLQLEYQKTDIIKNAIALCEQQRDFVSRKLLIKLKDGSEAHIDWLETQIELMTSMSIENYTQSLLDS
- a CDS encoding zinc-binding alcohol dehydrogenase family protein, producing the protein MKAVSYVINNQDDFKNSLVDIEKAKPTLKERDVLVKVQAISVNPVDTKVRKNSSEANNRILGWDAVGEIIEVGSKVTSFKVGDCVWYAGDLTRDGSNAEFQAVDERIISLKPITVSNAEAAALPLTAITAWEMLFDRFQISETEVGSILIIGGAGGVGSIAIQLLKAKTNLTVITTASREETKSWVKSLGADHVIDHSKDLNEQIETLGIEKPKYVFSTNHTDTYIKQIVALIAPQGKLGVIDDPQTFDIMPFKTKSISIHWEFMFTRSMFETDDIEKQGELLQQVAQLVDQQKIRSTLNQNLGKINAANLEKAHKLLESGKSKGKIVLENF
- a CDS encoding putative quinol monooxygenase; this translates as MVKTALYVRLEAKPGKEQQVEDFLKAGLPIVNEEPATVAWFGLRLGPSTFGIFDAFPDEAGREAHLSGKVAAALMAQADELFSEPPSIEKVEVLASKLPA
- a CDS encoding DUF1330 domain-containing protein, encoding MSAYVVFTREQTTDAEELAQYAQKAPLAREGRELTPLAFYGQLEVLEGNEIEGAVILRFPDMAAARDWYNSPVYQEALQHRLKGANYRAFIIEGVEDAI
- a CDS encoding TetR/AcrR family transcriptional regulator, whose translation is MEHAPIKKSETKRLHILNTSSELILRKGFSGVGLQEILQSCEIPKGSFYHYFKSKESFGCELVQYYVDNYQRRLDELWRSDQSAYQKLIGYFNLWIEDPDAPCSWADSCLIVKLAAEVADLSEDMRAIMSDGVDKVIKRIAEVIVLGKQDGSIQAETDALTLSQVTYQMWMGAALLSKLQKDKTPLHQALKATAFLLKSGQS
- a CDS encoding phosphodiester glycosidase family protein, whose product is MTLSNITKTQAVVVSLCLALLLVASIGLARQFTAKAVPDCQRKNQPFDYSICELDAKNAANFSLQWQNPSSTNHPLLLTFTTLRDYLASQQPAKTLLFAMNAGMYDGNFAPIGYTVINGKQIRALNLKQGGGNFHLMPNGVFWQDRQGFYITESQSMAKKLASGAKPIFATQSGPMLVIDGNIHPAFDANSTSRKYRNGVGVCDRNPSRVKFVISDTPVSFYEFADLFKSQLGCDNALFLDGGSASALYSQTLSRNDNKYMGVMIAVTQDK
- the ndk gene encoding nucleoside-diphosphate kinase, with product MAIERTLSIIKPDAVAGNHIGEIYSRFEKAGLKVVAAKMLHLDNEKAGGFYAEHKERPFYNDLVSFMTSGPVVVSVLEGENAVAHHREIMGATNPKDAAEGTIRRDFANSIDENAVHGSDSTTSAAREISYFFNDNEVCPRTR
- the ispF gene encoding 2-C-methyl-D-erythritol 2,4-cyclodiphosphate synthase, which translates into the protein MIRIGQGIDVHAFVNDGTENQFITLGGVQIPHTHSLLAHSDGDVVLHALCDALLGALALGDIGQFFPDTDERFRNIDSTILLNQVYQFIQSKGFTLINADITIMAERPKLLPYRTEIQSRIAGVMGCAADQISVKATTTEKLGFTGRQEGIMVSCVVLLEQVTSSN
- the grxD gene encoding Grx4 family monothiol glutaredoxin, which translates into the protein MTDMNQTDIEQTIRDQIAQHSVLLYMKGTPQFPQCGFSARAVDVLTQIGRPFAFVNILENPEIRATLPQIANWPTFPQLWVAGELIGGSDIIYQMFQDGELQPLIEANSPAV
- the dnaX gene encoding DNA polymerase III subunit gamma/tau, with protein sequence MYQVLARKYRPKNFHELLGQEHVSKALINAIHNQRLHHAYLFTGTRGVGKTTIARILAKCLNCETGVTSEPCGVCGVCQSIDSGRFIDLIEIDAASRTKVEDTRELLDNVPYAPTQGRYKVYLIDEVHMLSTHSFNALLKTLEEPPAHVKFLLATTDPQKLPITIISRCLQFVLRPLPQVALAEYLGTILNKEQISYEPDALWQLSSSAKGSVRDALSLTDQAIAFGNGNVTDEVIRQMLGLIDQADVIAILANIYQQNTQQLTQAIQLLREQVVDAKAVFDRLAETLHQLAILQALPNFDLQINRQQSEQLQQLAQQLPAELLQLYYDIVVKSRENLALANTPMQALEMCLLRLMAFKPLHRNQIPLRPPIANNPDSQSPDSQSPDSQSPDFQIVDTTPSEAIQGAKSSVLAEVSVQVTSEQSDNNLSDDNLLKSASNVDSVDSVEQGIEESIEQQVFDDSHLISIDKAAFNTTTQQTPPIEDDAIANRLSDLQPSASHYEMTAPTMVTEDSASIKKNEPASVAVATNVNVNVDNSHHTMAAEGSDIADISPLALLKPTHVPLEGEWTPAKWDYWVFNAREQGWLDDDELVLAKRGVMTGEIHGVSQFVTEQSFLTHTATFDNFCQKLRQRFEGIDIRLAEGASNFQALEKLTPEALQEAREKLALQQATHQLEQQAVTQALLQQHASISSVKLIQ
- a CDS encoding LysR family transcriptional regulator — its product is MLDNLRGMAVFASVVRHASFSGAAKELGITTSAVSQQIRSLENDMGVVLLHRSTRKLSLTEAGTSFYESAKDVVAAAEQGRIRVNQLRDELAGNLRIATTPELGVNHILPALSTWISAHDDLTIHFEADNQYVDLIEERIDIALRMSPNLTDSNLSAFPLTEIRQLLVASPHFLRQNEKLTEPKDLAKLNMIGISLIKDPNQFDMINVETGKKSRVRMPTRIQTNNIMLATTLAKEGHGVARIMSLDIQKELANGDLVEVLPGYQLPSYMLYAVTPRHEQQPAKVTRCLEVLTKYFAKV